The Pseudoxanthomonas sp. CF385 region GACGCGTGACGGCGGCGCCCGGGACCGGGCGATGGATGGATGCGCGGGCTGTACGGGGTGTGATAATGATGGCGCCACAGGGGAGCCCGCCGCACCGATGACCGCGACACGACCGCCTTCGCCCGCCGCTGCGCCGACCACGATCGCGTCGGCCGCGCTGCCCCTGCGCGTGCGACGCGTGCTGCAGAACCTGTTCGACCACGTCTCCACCGACTTCATCACCGCACTCAACGCGATGCTGGTGGAGTTCGAGCAGCAGTTGTTCAAGCAGGCCGACCAGGCCCGCAGCAACCACCTGCAGGCGCAGGTCTTCGTCGACCTGCGTGCGCTGCAGAAGCACCGCACCGAGCTGGCGCCGCACTACATGTTCGGCCTGGAGGCCGAGCTGGCCTCGATCCGCGCACCGCGCGCGGCGGGCGACGCACCGGCGGCCGCGCGCCTGGACTACCAGACGCTGACCCTCGTCGAAGACGCGGTGATGGACCAGGAGATCGTGCTGCGCGAAGTCGCGCGCCGGCACGAGCAGCGCGGCAATGCGCAGATCCTCATGTTGGGCCAGCGCTTCGGCGTGCTCGCCGGGCAGCCCGCCTATGAAGCGGAAACGCTGCCGCTGGGCCCGAACCGCCTCTGCCATGTGCTGAAGGAAGCGGCCGCCTGCCTGGACCTGTCGCTGGACGCGCAACTCGTGCTGTACCGCACCTTCGACCAGAAGGTCATGCTGAATTACAGCGAGTGGGCCGGCACGGTGAACCAGTTCCTCTCGCGCGAAGGCATCCTGCCCGGGCTGGTGTACACCCCGCGGCGGGTACGCGCGCACGACACCATCCGTCGGCACCCGCGCGACGAGGGGGATGGCTCGGCCCGGCCGATGACCGGCTGGAACGGCCAGGGCACCACGTCGCACTGGGCCACGCTCACCCCCGAACAGCTGCAGGCGGTCGCCGGCGCGCTCGTGGGCGGCAGCGCGCCGGATCCCGGCGGCGGCACGCCACCCCCGCTTCCGCCGCGCGATGCCGCGGCCCCGGCCGCCACCGACGATGCCGCCGGCTCGTTCGAAGTCCTGCAGAAACTCCTGGCCATCCGCCGCGGCGGCCTCCAGGCCGATGCACAGGCCCTGGCCGATGGCGTGGGCGTTCCCGGTGCGCCTGGCGCGCTGGCGCAGGGACCGGCGGACGCCGCTGCGGGCGCGGCCGGTACCGGCGGCGGACGCCACGGTGCAGCGGCCGGCGGAAACGCACCGGCGACACCGCGCCTGCTGCCCACGCCCGATGTCCTCAGCGCACTGCAGGGCCTGCAGTCCGCGCCCCTGCCGGCCCGCACGCCCGAACAGCCGCGACGTACCGTGCAGGACCTGCAGCAGGCCATGCTCGCCGCCGCACGCGCACAACACGGACCGAATGCCGCGCTCGCCAGCGCGGATTCGGACACGTTCGAACTGCTGGACCTGCTCTACAACGAGATCGAACGCGAGGTGCAGCACGATGCCCCGGCGGCCGACATGCTCGTCCGCCTGCAGGTCCCCGTCGTCCAGGCCGCCTTGCGTGACCGCAACTTCTTCCTGCGCGCGCAGCATCCCGCCCGCGACCTGCTCAACACCGTGGCCGAGTCCGGCGCCACCTGGCTGGGCGAGGACGACGTGGATCCGCAACTGGTGCAGAAACTGCACCAGGCCGTCGAGACGGTGGTGGAGAAGTACGAAGGCGACGAAGCCGTCTTCGAAGACGCGCATCGCGACGTGCAGCAGCACCTGCAGGCGGCCGTCCGCAAGGCGGAGCTGGCCGAGCGTCGCCAGATCGAAGCCGCGCGCGGCAAGGACCGGCTGGAGGTCGCCAAGCAGCGCGCCGCCGAGACCATCGAGTCGGCGATGGCCGATGCCAAGCCGCAGAAATTCGTGCAGGCCCTGCTCAGCCAGGCCTGGGCCGACGTGCTCACGCTTACCCAGCTGCGCAACGGCGAGTCCTCCAGCGAGTGGGCCGAACAGTTGCAGACCACGCTGGAGATCGTCGCCGCCACCACCACCGCGCAGGGCGCCAGTCCCGAGCTGGCCGGCAAGGTGGAGAAGTCGCTGGTCCAGGTGGGCTACCACGAGGACGAAGCGGCCGCGATCGCGCGCCGCCTCTCCAGCGCGGAGGAAGACGAGACCACCTCGCGTACCGAACTGACCGCGCGGCTCAAGGCGCGCGCGCGCTTGGGCGGGCAGAACGAGGTCAAGAAGAAGCCGACGCAGCCGCGCACGCCGCAGGAACAGGAGTGCTACGACTACCTGCGCACGCTGCCGTTCGGCACCTGGTTCGAGTTCACCCGCAACCAGCAGGGCGATGTGCAGCGGCAGCGCCTGTCCTGGTTCAGTCCGGTCACCGGCAATGCGCTGTTCGTCAACCAGCGCGGCCAGCGCGTGGGCGAGCACTCGCTGGACACGCTGGCGCACCTGATGGCGAAGGGTCAGGCGCAGGTGGTCACCGAGGACCGCGGCCGCCTGATCGACCGTGCCTGGAACGCCACGCTCAATGCGCTGCGCAGCCTGACCGGCCGTCGCGGCGAAGCCGAACCCGCAGGAGGCGCCGCATGATGCGCGAATTCCGTCGCGCCCGCCGGCGCAACGTGCCCAAGCCCGTGGCCGTGTTCGACCTGATGACCGAACAGGTCATCGGCCGCCTCGGCAACCTGTCCGAGTCGGGCATGCTGCTGGTGGCCACCGAACCGGTGACCGAGGACGCGCTGTACCAGCTGCGCTTCCATCTGCGCGACGACCGGGGGCAGGACGTACCGATCGACGTCGGCGCGCACCTGCTGTGGTCCGCGCCGGCCAATACGCCCGGCCAGGCCTTCGCCGGCCTGCGCTTCCTGACCATCGACCGCGAACCGCTGGAGCGCCTGCGCCAGTGGGTCAACGCCGGGCCCGAAGCCGAATAGGGCGCGGGCCACGGCCTGTGCGGGCCGGATGCGGCAAAATGGCGGTTCTTCCGCAAGAGCCGCCGCCATGAATGCCCCCGCCGATCTCGCCGCCCGCCTCGTCCCGCTCTACGCCGACCACCTGGCGGCGATGAAGCGCCGCGCCGATGAGGCGCTGGCGCGTGGCGGTTTCGATCACCTGGTGGTACCCAGCGGCACGCAACACTGGCAGGTGTTCGACGACCGCGATTACCCGTACGCGGTCAACCCGCAGTTCAAGGCCTGGCTGCCGCTGACGCGCGTGCCCTACAGCTGGCTGGTGTACACGCCGGGCGAACGGCCGAAGGTGATCTTCTACCAGCCCTTCGACTACTGGCACGTGGTGCCGGATGCGCCCAGTGGCTGGTGGGTCGACCACTTCGACATCCACATCATCCGCAAGCCCGACGAGGCGCTCGCCCTGCTGCCGCCCGCCGCGCGCAGCGCTATCCTCGGCGAACCGCAGAGTGCGCTGGGTGGCCACGCGCCGAACAATCCCGAAACGGTCATCCAGTACCTGGAATACCAGCGCTCCTACAAGACGCCGTACGAAATCGCATTGATGCGGCAGGCGCAGCGACTGGCCGTGCGCGGCCATCGCGCCGCGGAAGCGGCGTTCCGCGCGGGCCAGAGCGAGTTCGGCATCCACATGGCCTACTGCGCGGCGGTCGGCCAGGACGCCAACGACCTGCCGTACGGCAACATCATCGGGATCAACGAACATGCTGCCGTCCTCCATTACATGGAACTGCAGCGCGTCGCGCCCGACCCGCTGCGCAGTTTCCTGATCGACGCCGGCGCGAGCTTCCACGGCTACGCCAGCGACATCACCCGCAGCTACGCCTACGACACCGGCAGCGAGTTCCAGGCGATGATCGACGCGGTGGATGCCGCGCAGCAGGCGATGTGCGCCGGCGTGCGCAGCGGCGTCGACTACAAGCAGTTGCACGTCGATGCGCACCTCACCCTGATGGGCATCCTGAAGGACTTCGGCGTGATCACCGTCTCGCCGGAGGCCGCGGTCGCCACCGGCGTCAGCGCGGCGTTCTTCCCGCACGGCCTGGGCCACCCGATCGGCCTTCAGGTGCACGACGTGGCGGGCTTCGCGGCCAGCGACCGTGGCGGCCGCATCGAGCGCCCCGCCGGCCATCCCTACCTGCGCATGACCCGCATGCTGGAACCGGACATGGTCGTCACCATCGAACCCGGCCTGTACTTCATCGACATGCTGTTGGACGAGGTGAAGAAGAACGGCCACGCCGCCAGTATCGACTGGACCCGCGTCGAAGCGTTCCGCCCCTACGGCGGCATCCGCATCGAGGACGAAGTACTGTGCACGGAGGGCGATGCCGACAACCTGACGCGCCCGGCGTTCGCGGAGTCGCGCTGACGCAGCCCTGCGATGGCCAACCCGATCACCCTGCCGGGTGTCTTCACGGCGGCGGGAATGCCTTCACTGGCGACGATGCCGACGGACTGACACACTCGCGCCTCGGCACGTATGGCACTTCGTCATGACACCCGGAGGTCCAGCATGAAACGCGTCACCGGCATCGGCGGCATCTTCTTCAAATCGGCGGACCCCAAGGCGCTGAGCGCGTGGTATCGCGACCATCTCGGCCTGGACACCTCGGAATGGGGCGGCGCGATCTTCCCGTGGGGCGGCGAAGGCAGTCCTTCCGGCATGACGATCTGGAGCCCGTTCAAGCAGGACACCACCTACATGGCGCCCAGCACCGCGAGCTTCATGATCAACTTCCGCGTGGCCGACCTGGATGCGCTGCTCGCCGTGTTGCGCGCAGAGGGCTGCAACGTGGTCGGCGACCCGCAGGTGTCGGAACAGGGCAAGTTCGGCTGGGTGCTCGATCCGGAAGACAACAAGGTCGAACTGTGGGAACCCCCCGCGGGGCAGTAGACCGGCGCGACGAGAGGAGCAGGCATGCCATTGGGTGACATCGCGGGCGAAGCGTTGGGTGGCGTGTTCCGCTTTATCGCGCGGATGGTGTTCGAGATCGTCGTCGAGATTGTCCTGCATGGCACGGGTGTCCTGATCCTGCGCATGTTGCGTCCAAAGCACGAACCTGGCGAGACCGCCGCCGTATTGACTGGCCTGGTGTTCTGGATCGCGATGGTCGCCCTGGGTGTATGGATCTATCGTGCGACCGGATGACGTGGACGCTCTGCCCCTGATCCCCCGCGTGGGGCCGGCGACACTCAGGTCGCCCACTGTCTCTGCACCTCCCTCCTCCGACGGAGCCTTTCGAACATGTCCCAATCAGATTATTTGTTGATCTCCCGCGGCCAGTGGGACGAGAGCGCGTCACCGCAGGACGTGCAGGACGCCATCGACCGCTTCTACGGGTGGTACGAACGCGGCCTGGCCGAGGGCGTGCTGAAGCCGGGCAGCCGGCTGGAGCAGCGCGGCAAGCGCGTCACCCGCGACGGCATCACCGACGGACCGTTCGCCGAGGCGAAGGAACTGGTGGGCGGCTACTGGTTCATCGTGGCGGACTCGCTGGACGCCGCCGCGCGGATCGCCGCGCAGAATCCGTGCCTCGCCTTCGGTCTTGAGCTGGAGATCCGGCCACTCGAAGCCGCACGTGCCCGTGCCGAAGACGTGACCAATGAAACGCCGGCGGCCTGGCGCGTCAGCGGCGCCTGATCCGCGCCCATGACGACGACGCACGCCACGCTGGAGGGCGGTTGCCATTGCGGCGCGATCGCCCTCGCGTTTTCCACGGCGTTGGTGCCGGCGAACACGGCGCCGCGCGCCTGCGATTGCAGCTTCTGTCGCGCACACGGTGCGGCGTGGGTGTCGGATGCCGACGCGCGCCTGTCGATCCACGCGCATCGCCCGGACCGGCTGCACCGCTACCGGCAGGGTTCGCTGGCCGCGCAGTTCCTGCTGTGCGCCGACTGCGGTGTGCTGGTCGCCGTGGTGTTCGAAGAGGGCGACCGCACGTACGCGGCCGTGAATGCATGTTGCCTGGCCGCGCGCGACGCCTTCGCGCCGGTCGTGCCTGCGTCGCCACAGACCTTGGCGCCGGAAGAGAAGACGGCGCGCTGGCGACAGCTGTGGATCTCTGACGTGCGATGGACCTGATCTGATCCGCAGCTGCCCGCACCCACGGCGGGCTCAGCCCGCGGCCATCGCCGCTTCGATCTCGTCGGCGCTGCGCGCCAGCGCATCGGTCAGCACGACCGGGGCGTCGGCGGTGACCAGCACGTCGTCCTCGGTGCGGATGCCGATGCCGCGCCACTTCGCATCCACCGTGGTGTCGTCATGGGAGACGTACAGGCCGGGCTCGATGGTGAACACCATGCCCGGTTCCAGCAGGCGCGATTCGCCGTCGATGCGGTAGTCGCCCACGTCGTGCACGTCCAGGCCAAGCCAGTGGCCGGTCTTGTGCCGGTAGAAGCGACGGTAGGTGCCCTCGGCGAGGTTCTTTTCCAGTTTGCCTTTCAGCAGGCCCAGCTTGAGCAGGCCTTCGGTCAGGGTCTCGACGGCGGCCACGTGGCCGGCCTCGTACGGAACGCCCACGCGCGCGCAGTCCAGCGCGGCGCGCTGCGCCCGGCCGACGAGGTCGTGCAGGGCGCGCTGCGAAGGCGTGAAGCGGCCGTTGACCGGTAGGGTCCGGGTGATGTCCGCGGCATAACCGCGGTACTCGGCCCCGGCATCGATGAGCACCAGGTCGCCGTCGCGCGCCTGAGCGGTGTTGTCGCGGTAGTGCAGCACGCAGGCGTTGTGGCCGGCGCCGACGATGCTGTTGTAGGCGGGCCAGGCATCGTTGGCACGGAACTCGCGCTCCAGGTCCGCCTGCAGTTCGTATTCGCGGATGCCGGGGCGCGCGGCGCGCATCGCGGCCTGGTGCGCCCGTACGCTGATGTCGGCGGCGCGCTGCATCAGCTTGATCTCGTCCTTCGACTTGAACAGGCGCAGGTCGTGCAGCAGGTGGCCCAGTTCGAGGAACTCGTGCGGCGGCTGCGCGCCCTGGCGCACCTGCGCGCGCACGTGGCGCACCCAGCCGATCAGCTTGAGGTCGAAGTCGGCGTCACGGCCGAAGTGGTAGTACACCCGCGAGCGGCCTTCCAGCAGCCCGGGCAGGATTTCGTCGAGATCGGCGATGGGATAGGCATCGTCCATCCCGTAGTCGTTGACGGCGCCGTCCTGGCCGGCGCGCGGACCGTCCCAGCCCTCGCGCTCGGGATCGCGCTCGCGGCAGAACAGGATCGTTTCGCCGTGCTTGCGCCCCGGCACCAGCACCAGCACGGCTTCGGGCTCGGGGAAGCCGGACAGATACCAGAAATCGGAGTCCTGCCGGTACGGATAGTGGGTGTCGTGGCTGCGGATACGCTCTGTCGCGGCGGGCAGCACCAGGATGGCGTCGTTGCCGGCCATCCGCATCAGCTGCCGGCGCCGGCGGGCGAACTCCGCCGCGCTGATGCCGGTCAGCGCCTTCATCAGTTCAGGCTCCGGCGATGCCGGGGCCCGAGCACGCAGTCGCCATGCAGCAGCAGGGCCGCGACGCGGACGAACTCTTCCAGTTCGGCCAGCGCGTCCTCGTCCTCTTCGTCCTCGCTGCTCTCTGCCGACGCCTTGGCGAGGCGGGCCAGGTCCTGCAACGCCTCCTGGCCTTCCTCCGACAACGACGGCGCAGCGCCGGCGGCGAGACCGAACGCGCCGAGGAACCCACGGCACCACGAGAACAGCGCTTCGGCACGCTCGTCCAACGGACGGTCGGCGGTGGGCAGCAGCAGGTCGAAGGAGAAGCCGCGATCCTCGAGCTGGACGACCGCGGCCTCGCGCAGCTGGTCCAGCACGCTGCCCGGCGCAGGCGCAGGCAGGGCGTCGTCGGCCAGCGCGCGGGCAAGCCACGTGCCGTCGGCGGCACCGCCACCGGCCAGCCAACCGCACAGTGCGCCGTGCAACTCGGAGGCGTCCGTCGCCAGTCCCAACTGGCGTGAAGCCGCGTCGACGGCGGCGATATCGGGTAGGTCGGGCATAGAAGAACGCAATCCGCTGCAGGTTTCGGACAACCCCTCGATTGTACCAACGAAAAGCCGCGCCCCGGCTTGTTGTGCGTGTGTACGCATGCCTACACTCCGTTATCGCCTTGGCCCGGACCGTCCGTCCACCCCCATGCTGCCTCTTCCTGTCGCTGCCCTCATCGCAACGGCCTCCCCGCTGTCGTCCCGGCCCGTGATCATGGTGCTGGCCGGCGCGGTCCTGGTGGGCGTGGTGGCGATCGGCACGCGGCGCTGGTGGCAGGGCTGGCTGGCGGAGCGGCAGGTACAGCCGGAACCCCCGCGCAGCGAATCGCTGCGCAACCGCGACGAACGCCTCAAGCTGGCGCTGTGGGCCTCGGGCGAGCAGTTCTGGGACTACGACCTGGTCCAGCGCCGGCTGTACCGCATGCGCGCGGACGAAACCGCGGTGCAGACATCCGACATCACGGTACTGACCCGGCAGGGCGAGGTCCCCACGATCCATGAGGAAGACCTGCCGCTGGTGATGGAACGCCTGCGCCTGCACCTGCAGGGCAAGGCGCCGATCTTCACGTCCGAACACCGCATGGACATGCTCGGCAACGGCACCTGGGTGTGGGTGCGCGCGCGCGGCCGGGTGGTGGAGCGCGATGCCGAAGGCCAGCCCGTGCGCATCGCGGGCACCGCGCGCGACATCACGGCCAGCCGCAACGCCGAGTACGAACACCGCATCGCCGGCGAAGTGATGCGCAGCATGAACGAGGCCGTCGCCGTGCTGGACTGGGCGCACCAGTTCATCACCATCAACCCGGCCTTCACCCGCATCACCGGGTATGCCGAGGACGAGATCATCGGCCAGCCGATGACCATGCTGGACAGCGACCAGCACGAGGACGCCTTCTTCGAGCGGATGAACCGCGAACTGCGCCTGACCGGCCGCTGGTCCGGCGAGGTGTGGAAGGTGCGCAAGGATGGCGAGGAGATCCTCTGCCGCATCGAGACCAATGTGGTGCCCGACGTCAGCGGCGAGCGCCCGCTGTACGTGCAGGTCCTCACCGACATCACCGAACAGAAGCGCGCCGAGCAGGAACTGCGCTACCTGGCCAACTACGACACGCTGACCAGCCTGCCCAACCGCTCGCTGCTCTCCGAGCGGCTGTCGCGTGCCATCGTGCGGGCGCGCCGCGAACACGGCCACGTGGCGGTGCTGTTCATCGACCTGGACCGCTTCAAGGACATCAACGATTCGCTCGGCCACGCGACCGGCGACCGGATCCTGCGCGCGGCCGCTGCGCGCGTGCAGCAGACCGTCGGTACCCAGCACACCGTCGCCCGCCTGAGCGGCGACGAGTTCACGGTGGTGCTGGAGGACATCAACGGCCTGCCCGATGCGGAGGACGTGGCGCAGCGTCTCATCCACGCCTTCCGCACGCCGCTGAACTTCGGCGAACGGCTGGAGCTGGCGGTCTCGCCCTCGATCGGCATCAGCCTGTATCCCGAGCACGCGCAGGTCCCGACCGAACTGCTCAAGCACGCCGACACGGCGATGTACCAGGCCAAGGCGATGGGCCGGCACACCTACGAGGTGTATTCGGAGACGATGGACGAGAAGAACCGCCATCGCGCCATCCTCGCCAGCGCGCTGCGCCGCGCGATCGACCGCAACGAGCTGTCGCTGGTGTTCCAGCCGCGCCTGTCCATCTCCCGCCAGCGCATCACCGGGGTGGAAGCGTTGCTGCGCTGGGACAGCCGCGAGTTCGGCATGGTCTCGCCGGCGCAGTTCATTCCGCTGGCCGAAGAATCCGGGATGATCCTGGAACTCGGTGCCTGGGCGCTGCGCGAAGCCTGCCTGACGCTGCGCAGCTGGCACGACGCCGGGCTGGAGGAACTGTCGGTGGCGGTGAACGTATCGGCCACCCAGCTCCAGCGCGGCGACCTGCAGGCCGTGGTCGCGCGCACGCTGCAGGAAACCGGCATCCCCGCCAACCGGCTGGAACTGGAGTTGACCGAAAGCGTCATCATGGCCAACCCCGAGCAGAACGCAGATACGCTGCGCGCCTGCCGGCGCCTCGGCATCTCGCTGGCGATCGACGACTTCGGCACCGGCTATTCGTCGCTGGCCTACCTCAAGCGCCTCCCGCTGACCACGCTGAAGATCGACCGCGAGTTCATCGGCGACCTGACCCACGACAGCGACGACGAAGCCATCACCAGCACCATCATCACCATGGGCCAGTCGCTGGCGCTGAAGGTGGTCGCCGAAGGCGTGGAGACGTGGGACCAGTACGAGTTCCTGCGCAGCCACGGCTGCGACGAGGTGCAGGGCCACTGGGTGGCGCAGGCGCTCAGCCCGGACCAGTGCCTGCGGTTCATCCGCGAGTACTACCCCGGCTCCGGCATCCGCGTCGCTTCCTGAACATCCCGCCGCGACGGGTGTCGCCGCCGCCGACCGGGCGCCCTTGACCGCCCGCCGAGCGCATGCCTATCGTGGCCGCCATGGACAACGCCGACCTGCTCGACCAGCTACGCGCGCTCAGCGCGCGCATCCAGGACCTGGCGGACCGCTGCCATCGGCTGTCCGACGAGAACCGCAGCCTGCGCCAGCAGCAGGAACAGCTGGTGGGCGAACGCTCGCAGCTGCTGGCCAAGAACGAACAGGCGCGTTCGCGGGTCGAAGCGATGATCAGCCGCCTGAAATCCCTGGAGCAGCACACGTGAGCGCCACCGAGCCCGTCAGCGTCCACATCCTCGACCGCGAGTACACCGTCGGCGTATCGCCCGACGAACGCTCCGGCCTGATGGCGGCCGCCAAGTTGCTCGACAGCCGCATGCGCGAAGTACGCGGCAGCAACCGCATGGCGGCGGTGGATCGCGTGGCCGTGCTGGCCGCGCTCAATCTGGCACACGAATTGCAGCAGCTGCGCGACGAGCAGCACGCGCGCAACCGCGACGTCGAACGCACGTTGCAGGACCTGCACCGCAAGCTCGACGCTGCGCTCGGTTCATCGTAACGCGCTGCGCACCACACCGACTGCGCACTGAATCCGCCGACGAACGGGCTAGGCAAGTTTTTTCAAGCCGCTATACTGGCTTCGCGTCCTCTGCTGTCCTCGACAGCGCACGCAAACATTCGCCTTGTCCCTTAATGACGACCACGGGATGGCGACGGTACCGGGAGTGCAGGTCTGCCTCGCAGCGGAAAGCCCGATGGTTCCCCAGCCTTCCCACTTGAACCCCGGGTTCAAGGTCGTTTCGTGAGCATCGTTGATGGCGGAGGACGTATTTTTCCCGCGGCAGCGGCATCAGCCGCGACCCGGCCGGTCCTGTTGCACCCGCCCTTGAGCGGGATGACTTCGAAATGAAGCCGATTGCACCGGGGACCCGACGCCCAGGGCCGTGACTGACGCCGCTCCCGCGGTCCCACCCCGGCAACGCCGGGGCCGCATGCCGTAAAATTCGCGCATGCCCTTCCGCCCTATCCCACGACCATGACGGCACAGCGCGACGCGCTGCGCCGCGAACTGCGCGCACGCCGCCGGGCCCTGTCCGCCGCCGAGCGCATCGCCGGGGCCGACGCACTCGCCACGCGCCTGCTCGCACTGCCGTTCGCGCCCGAACGCGGCTACGTGGCGGGTTACTGGGCGATGGACGGCGAGATCGGCCTGCACAGCTGGCAGCTGCGGCTGTCGAAAGACGTGATCTATTGCCTGCCGGTGCTGGCCGACGACGAAACCCTGCGTTTCGCCCCCTGGCGTCCCGGCGACGAACTGGTGACCAACCGCTACGGCATCCCCGAGCCCGACATCGATCCGCGCAGCGGCCTGCGCGCCGACGAGATGGCCTTGATCGCCGTGCCGCTGGTGGGTTTCGACGACGCCGGCCATCGCCTCGGCATGGGCGGCGGCTGGTACGACCGCACGCTGGCCGCGCGCCTGCGGCAGCCCGCGCCGCCGTGGCTGGTCGGCGTGGGCTTCGAGGCGCAACGCGTGGCCTCGGTCGACGCCCAGGCCTGGGACGTACCGCTGGATGCGATCTGCACCGAGCGCGCGACCCTGACCCCTTCTCCCGTTTCGCCGGAAACTCCGCGATGACCGCACGCAAGCGCTACTGGCTGATGAAGTCCGAGCCGGACACCTTCTCGATCGACAATCTCAGGAAGGTCGGCACGGAGCCGTGGAACGGCGTGCGCAACTACCAGGCACGCAACTTCATGCGCGGCATGCAGGTCGGCGACGGCGTGCTGTTCTACCACTCCAACTGCAAGGAACCCGGCATCGTCGGCACCGCCACCGTGGCCACCGCGGCGTACCCGGACGACACCCAGTTCAACCCCAAGTCCGACTACTACGACCCGAAGAGCACGCGCGAAGACCCGCGCTGGTCGCTGGTGGACGTGAAGTTCGAGCGCAAGCTCGCGCGCACGATCACCCTGGACGAAATCAAGCAGCACGCCGATGCGCTGGGCGACGGCTTCGCGCTGACCCAGCGCGGCAATCGCCTGTCGGTGCTGCCGGTCACCGCCGCGCAGTGGAAGTTCCTGCTGGCGCTGGAATGACACCCCTTCTCCCTTCCTGATAGCGCATTTCCCATGAGCGAAGCAAAGCGCCTGGCCGGCGAAAAGGCCATCGAGTTCGTCGAGGACGGCATGATCGTCGGCGTGGGCACGGGCTCCACCGTCGCCTTCTTCATCGACGCGCTGGGACGGGTCAAGGACCGCATCAAGGGTGCGGTCTCCAGCTCCGAGCAGAGCACCGCGCGGCTGAAGCAGCACGGCATCGAGGTGCTGGACCTCAACCACACCGGCACGCTGTCGCTGTACGTGGACGGCGCCGACGAATGCGACCCGCACAAGCGCCTGATCAAGGGTGGCGGCGCCGCACTCACGCGCGAGAAGATCATCGCCGAGGCGAGCAAGCAGTTCGTCTGCATCGTCGACCCGAGCAAGCAGGTGCCGGTGCTGGGCAGGTTCCCGCTGCCGGTGGAAGTCATCCCGATGGCACGCAGCCTGGTCGCGCGCGAGATCCTCGCGCTCACCGGCGGCCAGCCGGTCTGGCGCGACGGCACCGTGACCGACAACGGCAACCTGATCCTGGACATCCACAACCTGTCGATCACCGATCCGGTGGCGATGGAGCGCGAGATCAACCAGATCCCCGGCGTGGTCAGCGTCGGCCTGTTCGCCCGCCGCCCGGCGGACATCGTCATCGTCGGCGGCGAGCCGCCGGTCGTACTGAAGTGAACCGCAGCGCCTAGGCGCTGTCGGAGAGCGCCTTCACCAGCTCGCCCACCAGCTCGCGCTTCTTCGGCGGCAGCTGGAGGAAGGCCTCCACCACCTGCCGTTCGCGGCTGCCCGCACCCGCCGGCCAAGGCGGACGTGTTTCCGCCACGCGCGAACGCGCCGACACGCCGAACCGCAGCGCATGCGGCTCGACGCCGAGCAGATCGGCCATCACCTGCAGCTTGTCCTGTTCCGGCAGCGCACGTCCGCGGAGCCAGCGCGACACGGTTTGGAACGTGACAGAAGAGCCGCGGTATTTCGCGTTGAAAAGATGGAACAGGACAATGGGGCGCGGCTCGTAACCGGCCTGCTGCATCGCGTGCACGAGGCGTTGTGCGAATTTTTCTCGTTCGTCGGCCATGCCGGAAACTTACGCGCACAGGCACCGGCGCGCATCACT contains the following coding sequences:
- a CDS encoding UPF0149 family protein, translated to MPDLPDIAAVDAASRQLGLATDASELHGALCGWLAGGGAADGTWLARALADDALPAPAPGSVLDQLREAAVVQLEDRGFSFDLLLPTADRPLDERAEALFSWCRGFLGAFGLAAGAAPSLSEEGQEALQDLARLAKASAESSEDEEDEDALAELEEFVRVAALLLHGDCVLGPRHRRSLN
- the rpiA gene encoding ribose-5-phosphate isomerase RpiA, whose translation is MSEAKRLAGEKAIEFVEDGMIVGVGTGSTVAFFIDALGRVKDRIKGAVSSSEQSTARLKQHGIEVLDLNHTGTLSLYVDGADECDPHKRLIKGGGAALTREKIIAEASKQFVCIVDPSKQVPVLGRFPLPVEVIPMARSLVAREILALTGGQPVWRDGTVTDNGNLILDIHNLSITDPVAMEREINQIPGVVSVGLFARRPADIVIVGGEPPVVLK
- a CDS encoding EVE domain-containing protein gives rise to the protein MTARKRYWLMKSEPDTFSIDNLRKVGTEPWNGVRNYQARNFMRGMQVGDGVLFYHSNCKEPGIVGTATVATAAYPDDTQFNPKSDYYDPKSTREDPRWSLVDVKFERKLARTITLDEIKQHADALGDGFALTQRGNRLSVLPVTAAQWKFLLALE
- a CDS encoding EAL domain-containing protein, whose amino-acid sequence is MLPLPVAALIATASPLSSRPVIMVLAGAVLVGVVAIGTRRWWQGWLAERQVQPEPPRSESLRNRDERLKLALWASGEQFWDYDLVQRRLYRMRADETAVQTSDITVLTRQGEVPTIHEEDLPLVMERLRLHLQGKAPIFTSEHRMDMLGNGTWVWVRARGRVVERDAEGQPVRIAGTARDITASRNAEYEHRIAGEVMRSMNEAVAVLDWAHQFITINPAFTRITGYAEDEIIGQPMTMLDSDQHEDAFFERMNRELRLTGRWSGEVWKVRKDGEEILCRIETNVVPDVSGERPLYVQVLTDITEQKRAEQELRYLANYDTLTSLPNRSLLSERLSRAIVRARREHGHVAVLFIDLDRFKDINDSLGHATGDRILRAAAARVQQTVGTQHTVARLSGDEFTVVLEDINGLPDAEDVAQRLIHAFRTPLNFGERLELAVSPSIGISLYPEHAQVPTELLKHADTAMYQAKAMGRHTYEVYSETMDEKNRHRAILASALRRAIDRNELSLVFQPRLSISRQRITGVEALLRWDSREFGMVSPAQFIPLAEESGMILELGAWALREACLTLRSWHDAGLEELSVAVNVSATQLQRGDLQAVVARTLQETGIPANRLELELTESVIMANPEQNADTLRACRRLGISLAIDDFGTGYSSLAYLKRLPLTTLKIDREFIGDLTHDSDDEAITSTIITMGQSLALKVVAEGVETWDQYEFLRSHGCDEVQGHWVAQALSPDQCLRFIREYYPGSGIRVAS
- a CDS encoding helix-turn-helix transcriptional regulator, translated to MQQAGYEPRPIVLFHLFNAKYRGSSVTFQTVSRWLRGRALPEQDKLQVMADLLGVEPHALRFGVSARSRVAETRPPWPAGAGSRERQVVEAFLQLPPKKRELVGELVKALSDSA
- a CDS encoding 5-formyltetrahydrofolate cyclo-ligase — encoded protein: MTAQRDALRRELRARRRALSAAERIAGADALATRLLALPFAPERGYVAGYWAMDGEIGLHSWQLRLSKDVIYCLPVLADDETLRFAPWRPGDELVTNRYGIPEPDIDPRSGLRADEMALIAVPLVGFDDAGHRLGMGGGWYDRTLAARLRQPAPPWLVGVGFEAQRVASVDAQAWDVPLDAICTERATLTPSPVSPETPR
- a CDS encoding TIGR02449 family protein, with the protein product MDNADLLDQLRALSARIQDLADRCHRLSDENRSLRQQQEQLVGERSQLLAKNEQARSRVEAMISRLKSLEQHT
- a CDS encoding cell division protein ZapA, which produces MSATEPVSVHILDREYTVGVSPDERSGLMAAAKLLDSRMREVRGSNRMAAVDRVAVLAALNLAHELQQLRDEQHARNRDVERTLQDLHRKLDAALGSS